The Cydia splendana chromosome Z, ilCydSple1.2, whole genome shotgun sequence genome window below encodes:
- the LOC134804609 gene encoding uncharacterized protein LOC134804609: MATVDDNQAYEGDDGDHQFTNNFIDTPWDDRSKKSKIGIISLLVAIFALIVMCVCHNIMMHYATGSFPTFKVENTCPLISLNDIGYYNFVAKVYSLSSKELLCVGAVLSDNAVLADEICARDGPVILVVGHSKDPRCKKGHAVDEIIEVDHEGMLSQKLIILKSKSDLSECRSTIHIGSELEWKTPAHIIGRPLTHSGRALITKQPVAVFGRGNCSIPATLSQKLDKNMIICVTNFGRCQVQAGDLLTQRGRLLGLASTGVHRSGSTAAYFADLNSVRGELAPFVDASF; encoded by the exons ATGGCAACAGTTGACGACAACCAAGCTTATGAAGGCGACGATGGAGATCATCAGTtcacaaataattttattgacaCACCATGGGACGATCGATCGAAAAAAAGCAAGATCGGAATCATTTCATTATTAGTGGCAATTTTTGCTCTAATAGTTATGTGCGTCTGTCATAATATTATGATGCACTATGCAACTGGATCTTTTCCGACATTTAAAGTTGAAAACACTTGCCCCTTAATTAGTTTAAACGATATAGGATattataactttgttgccaAGGTGTATTCGTTATCGTCGAAAGAACTGCTGTGCGTCGGGGCTGTGTTGAGTGATAATGCTGTGTTGGCGGACGAAATCTGTGCTAGAGACGGACCAGTTATATTAGTCGTAGGACATTCCAAAGA TCCACGCTGCAAGAAAGGTCACGCTGTTGATGAAATTATTGAGGTGGATCATGAGGGCATGTTATCCCAAAAATTAATTATACTAAAGAGCAAAAGTGATTTGTCCGAATGTCGAAGTACTATCCATATCGGATCGGAATTAGAGTGGAAGACGCCCGCTCATATTATCGGGCGGCCATTGACGCACAGTGGCCGAGCACTTATCACTAAGCAGCCAGTGGCCGTGTTCGGAAGAGGTAACTGTTCTATACCGGCAACGTTGAGCCAAAAATTggataaaaatatgataatttGCGTTACAAATTTCGGTCGTTGTCAAGTACAAGCCGGGGATTTGCTCACACAGCGGGGGCGCCTGCTCGGGTTGGCGTCCACCGGGGTGCATCGCTCGGGGAGCACGGCGGCTTACTTCGCTGATTTAAACTCCGTAAGGGGAGAATTAGCACCATTCGTAGATGCTTCATTTTAA